The DNA sequence ACGGCTGCATCCTATTCAATGCACCTATTGATATTATTCAGATGTCCTTATTGGGATATACCTTACTTAAATATATTGATTAAAATTGACCTTTCTCTGTAAAAATCGGTCAGCACAGGGAGATACTGCTTCTATTTTAGATTAAATAAAAAGTTTTAACATAAAAAAGCTATACCAACACAAATATGGCTGAAATATAGGTCTGAAACAGCGTTAGGAGTAAGTAACAAAAAAAACCTTCGAAATTAATTCCGAAGGTCTTCATTATATAATCCAATATGGGTAGCAACTTTTCCTAGTTGTCCCAAATATTCATTTTCCAATATGCATAACGCTCATTGATAATAGACTGCACCTTTTCAAAGTTTTCCCAGTTATCCTGTACTTTAAAGATGCTTTCCTCATTATCTCCTCCAAGCGTCTGATGGAAGTCTTTCATATACATTCCGCTTTCGTAATAATAGGTAGTGAATGCATTTCCCTCAGGCATACTAAACTGATCTGAAGAAATAATCCCGTCCCAAAGTTCTCCTACAATTACGCAGCTAAGGTCTCTGTTCTTAAATCGAAAAATTTGTACACCGAACTCATCTTCGAAGTCTTCACTGTAAAGTGAATTCTCAATTATCCATCCAAGGTATACCCCAATATGTAAATAGGCTTGGTCCAAGTGTATTTCTGAAGATGCAAACTCTTTAAGGAAGTATTGCTTTGCATCATCGATTATCTTTACCTCATTATACAATGAAGCATTAGTGTTTTCTTGTTCCATTATTTATTATGGTTTAGCTTTTTAGCAATGTATCATCCTACAACACTTTCAACGTTGCAAAATAGTAATATTCTTGAATCACTA is a window from the Limibacter armeniacum genome containing:
- a CDS encoding DUF7832 domain-containing protein — its product is MEQENTNASLYNEVKIIDDAKQYFLKEFASSEIHLDQAYLHIGVYLGWIIENSLYSEDFEDEFGVQIFRFKNRDLSCVIVGELWDGIISSDQFSMPEGNAFTTYYYESGMYMKDFHQTLGGDNEESIFKVQDNWENFEKVQSIINERYAYWKMNIWDN